A window of Saccopteryx leptura isolate mSacLep1 chromosome 5, mSacLep1_pri_phased_curated, whole genome shotgun sequence contains these coding sequences:
- the DNAJC27 gene encoding dnaJ homolog subfamily C member 27 isoform X4 gives MEANMPKRKEPGKSLRIKVISMGNAEVGKSCIIKRYCEKRFVSKYLATIGIDYGVTKVQVRDREIKVNIFDMAGHPFFYEVRNEFYKDTQGVILVYDVGQKDSFDALDAWLAEMKQDLGPHGNMENIVFVVCANKIDGTKHRCVDESEGRLWAESKGFLYFETSAQTGEGINEMFQTFYASIVELCENGGKRPITNNSVSFTKEQADTICRIRSSKNSWDMLGVKPGASRDEVNKAYRKLAVLLHPDKCVAPGSEDAFKAVVNARTALLKNVK, from the exons ATGGAGGCCAACATGCCGAAGCGGAAGGAGCCTGGCAAGTCCCTGCGCATCAAAGTCATCTCCATGGGCAACGCTGAAGTGGGAAAA aGCTGTATTATAAAGCGATACTGTGAGAAAAGATTTGTTTCTAAATACCTTGCAACCATTGGCATTGACTATGGAGTCACAAA GGTAcaagtcagagacagagaaatcaaAGTTAACATCTTTGATATGGCTGGACATCCTTTCTTCTATGAG GTTCGTAACGAGTTTTATAAGGACACACAGGGTGTGATACTGGTGTATGACGTTGGGCAGAAAGACTCCTTTGACGCCCTGGATGCGTGGCTGGCAGAAATGAAGCAGGATCTCGGACCTCATGGAAACAtggaaaatattgtatttgttgtgtGTGCCAACAAG ATTGATGGTACCAAGCACCGCTGTGTGGATGAAAGTGAAGGGCGCCTTTGGGCCGAAAGCAAAGGGTTCCTGTACTTTGAAACTTCAGCACAAACTGGAGAAGGAATTAATGAGATGTTCCAG acCTTTTATGCATCCATAGTTGAATTATGTGAAAATGGCGGGAAACGTCCTATCACAAATAACAGTGTTAGTTTCACCAAAGAACAAGCAGACACCATTTGCAGAATTCGAAGTAGTAAAAACAGTTGGGACATgctgggagtcaaacctggggcttcaag GGATGAGGTCAACAAGGCGTACCGGAAGCTGGCTGTGCTGCTTCACCCTGACAAGTGCGTAGCCCCTGGTAGTGAAGATGCCTTCAAAGCAGTTGTGAATGCCCGGACGGCCCTGCTAAAAAACGTCAAGTAG
- the DNAJC27 gene encoding dnaJ homolog subfamily C member 27 isoform X3 has translation MEANMPKRKEPGKSLRIKVISMGNAEVGKSCIIKRYCEKRFVSKYLATIGIDYGVTKFVCEPDAAIKRATSGSRAIGSRPLPWVQVRDREIKVNIFDMAGHPFFYEVRNEFYKDTQGVILVYDVGQKDSFDALDAWLAEMKQDLGPHGNMENIVFVVCANKIDGTKHRCVDESEGRLWAESKGFLYFETSAQTGEGINEMFQTFYASIVELCENGGKRPITNNSVSFTKEQADTICRIRSSKNSWDMLGVKPGASRDEVNKAYRKLAVLLHPDKCVAPGSEDAFKAVVNARTALLKNVK, from the exons ATGGAGGCCAACATGCCGAAGCGGAAGGAGCCTGGCAAGTCCCTGCGCATCAAAGTCATCTCCATGGGCAACGCTGAAGTGGGAAAA aGCTGTATTATAAAGCGATACTGTGAGAAAAGATTTGTTTCTAAATACCTTGCAACCATTGGCATTGACTATGGAGTCACAAA atttgtctgcgagccagatgcagccatcaaaagagccacatctggctcgcgagccataggttcccgacccctgccatg GGTAcaagtcagagacagagaaatcaaAGTTAACATCTTTGATATGGCTGGACATCCTTTCTTCTATGAG GTTCGTAACGAGTTTTATAAGGACACACAGGGTGTGATACTGGTGTATGACGTTGGGCAGAAAGACTCCTTTGACGCCCTGGATGCGTGGCTGGCAGAAATGAAGCAGGATCTCGGACCTCATGGAAACAtggaaaatattgtatttgttgtgtGTGCCAACAAG ATTGATGGTACCAAGCACCGCTGTGTGGATGAAAGTGAAGGGCGCCTTTGGGCCGAAAGCAAAGGGTTCCTGTACTTTGAAACTTCAGCACAAACTGGAGAAGGAATTAATGAGATGTTCCAG acCTTTTATGCATCCATAGTTGAATTATGTGAAAATGGCGGGAAACGTCCTATCACAAATAACAGTGTTAGTTTCACCAAAGAACAAGCAGACACCATTTGCAGAATTCGAAGTAGTAAAAACAGTTGGGACATgctgggagtcaaacctggggcttcaag GGATGAGGTCAACAAGGCGTACCGGAAGCTGGCTGTGCTGCTTCACCCTGACAAGTGCGTAGCCCCTGGTAGTGAAGATGCCTTCAAAGCAGTTGTGAATGCCCGGACGGCCCTGCTAAAAAACGTCAAGTAG
- the DNAJC27 gene encoding dnaJ homolog subfamily C member 27 isoform X1: MEANMPKRKEPGKSLRIKVISMGNAEVGKSCIIKRYCEKRFVSKYLATIGIDYGVTKFVCEPDAAIKRATSGSRAIGSRPLPWVQVRDREIKVNIFDMAGHPFFYEMRKLRRREVKWLAQDHTTNFVHLFFYVKVRNEFYKDTQGVILVYDVGQKDSFDALDAWLAEMKQDLGPHGNMENIVFVVCANKIDGTKHRCVDESEGRLWAESKGFLYFETSAQTGEGINEMFQTFYASIVELCENGGKRPITNNSVSFTKEQADTICRIRSSKNSWDMLGVKPGASRDEVNKAYRKLAVLLHPDKCVAPGSEDAFKAVVNARTALLKNVK, translated from the exons ATGGAGGCCAACATGCCGAAGCGGAAGGAGCCTGGCAAGTCCCTGCGCATCAAAGTCATCTCCATGGGCAACGCTGAAGTGGGAAAA aGCTGTATTATAAAGCGATACTGTGAGAAAAGATTTGTTTCTAAATACCTTGCAACCATTGGCATTGACTATGGAGTCACAAA atttgtctgcgagccagatgcagccatcaaaagagccacatctggctcgcgagccataggttcccgacccctgccatg GGTAcaagtcagagacagagaaatcaaAGTTAACATCTTTGATATGGCTGGACATCCTTTCTTCTATGAG atgaggaaactgagacgcagagaggttaagtggcttgcccaagatcacacaacta ATTTTGTGCATCTGTTCTTTTATGTGAAGGTTCGTAACGAGTTTTATAAGGACACACAGGGTGTGATACTGGTGTATGACGTTGGGCAGAAAGACTCCTTTGACGCCCTGGATGCGTGGCTGGCAGAAATGAAGCAGGATCTCGGACCTCATGGAAACAtggaaaatattgtatttgttgtgtGTGCCAACAAG ATTGATGGTACCAAGCACCGCTGTGTGGATGAAAGTGAAGGGCGCCTTTGGGCCGAAAGCAAAGGGTTCCTGTACTTTGAAACTTCAGCACAAACTGGAGAAGGAATTAATGAGATGTTCCAG acCTTTTATGCATCCATAGTTGAATTATGTGAAAATGGCGGGAAACGTCCTATCACAAATAACAGTGTTAGTTTCACCAAAGAACAAGCAGACACCATTTGCAGAATTCGAAGTAGTAAAAACAGTTGGGACATgctgggagtcaaacctggggcttcaag GGATGAGGTCAACAAGGCGTACCGGAAGCTGGCTGTGCTGCTTCACCCTGACAAGTGCGTAGCCCCTGGTAGTGAAGATGCCTTCAAAGCAGTTGTGAATGCCCGGACGGCCCTGCTAAAAAACGTCAAGTAG
- the DNAJC27 gene encoding dnaJ homolog subfamily C member 27 isoform X2, producing the protein MEANMPKRKEPGKSLRIKVISMGNAEVGKSCIIKRYCEKRFVSKYLATIGIDYGVTKVQVRDREIKVNIFDMAGHPFFYEMRKLRRREVKWLAQDHTTNFVHLFFYVKVRNEFYKDTQGVILVYDVGQKDSFDALDAWLAEMKQDLGPHGNMENIVFVVCANKIDGTKHRCVDESEGRLWAESKGFLYFETSAQTGEGINEMFQTFYASIVELCENGGKRPITNNSVSFTKEQADTICRIRSSKNSWDMLGVKPGASRDEVNKAYRKLAVLLHPDKCVAPGSEDAFKAVVNARTALLKNVK; encoded by the exons ATGGAGGCCAACATGCCGAAGCGGAAGGAGCCTGGCAAGTCCCTGCGCATCAAAGTCATCTCCATGGGCAACGCTGAAGTGGGAAAA aGCTGTATTATAAAGCGATACTGTGAGAAAAGATTTGTTTCTAAATACCTTGCAACCATTGGCATTGACTATGGAGTCACAAA GGTAcaagtcagagacagagaaatcaaAGTTAACATCTTTGATATGGCTGGACATCCTTTCTTCTATGAG atgaggaaactgagacgcagagaggttaagtggcttgcccaagatcacacaacta ATTTTGTGCATCTGTTCTTTTATGTGAAGGTTCGTAACGAGTTTTATAAGGACACACAGGGTGTGATACTGGTGTATGACGTTGGGCAGAAAGACTCCTTTGACGCCCTGGATGCGTGGCTGGCAGAAATGAAGCAGGATCTCGGACCTCATGGAAACAtggaaaatattgtatttgttgtgtGTGCCAACAAG ATTGATGGTACCAAGCACCGCTGTGTGGATGAAAGTGAAGGGCGCCTTTGGGCCGAAAGCAAAGGGTTCCTGTACTTTGAAACTTCAGCACAAACTGGAGAAGGAATTAATGAGATGTTCCAG acCTTTTATGCATCCATAGTTGAATTATGTGAAAATGGCGGGAAACGTCCTATCACAAATAACAGTGTTAGTTTCACCAAAGAACAAGCAGACACCATTTGCAGAATTCGAAGTAGTAAAAACAGTTGGGACATgctgggagtcaaacctggggcttcaag GGATGAGGTCAACAAGGCGTACCGGAAGCTGGCTGTGCTGCTTCACCCTGACAAGTGCGTAGCCCCTGGTAGTGAAGATGCCTTCAAAGCAGTTGTGAATGCCCGGACGGCCCTGCTAAAAAACGTCAAGTAG
- the DNAJC27 gene encoding dnaJ homolog subfamily C member 27 isoform X5, whose translation MAGHPFFYEMRKLRRREVKWLAQDHTTNFVHLFFYVKVRNEFYKDTQGVILVYDVGQKDSFDALDAWLAEMKQDLGPHGNMENIVFVVCANKIDGTKHRCVDESEGRLWAESKGFLYFETSAQTGEGINEMFQTFYASIVELCENGGKRPITNNSVSFTKEQADTICRIRSSKNSWDMLGVKPGASRDEVNKAYRKLAVLLHPDKCVAPGSEDAFKAVVNARTALLKNVK comes from the exons ATGGCTGGACATCCTTTCTTCTATGAG atgaggaaactgagacgcagagaggttaagtggcttgcccaagatcacacaacta ATTTTGTGCATCTGTTCTTTTATGTGAAGGTTCGTAACGAGTTTTATAAGGACACACAGGGTGTGATACTGGTGTATGACGTTGGGCAGAAAGACTCCTTTGACGCCCTGGATGCGTGGCTGGCAGAAATGAAGCAGGATCTCGGACCTCATGGAAACAtggaaaatattgtatttgttgtgtGTGCCAACAAG ATTGATGGTACCAAGCACCGCTGTGTGGATGAAAGTGAAGGGCGCCTTTGGGCCGAAAGCAAAGGGTTCCTGTACTTTGAAACTTCAGCACAAACTGGAGAAGGAATTAATGAGATGTTCCAG acCTTTTATGCATCCATAGTTGAATTATGTGAAAATGGCGGGAAACGTCCTATCACAAATAACAGTGTTAGTTTCACCAAAGAACAAGCAGACACCATTTGCAGAATTCGAAGTAGTAAAAACAGTTGGGACATgctgggagtcaaacctggggcttcaag GGATGAGGTCAACAAGGCGTACCGGAAGCTGGCTGTGCTGCTTCACCCTGACAAGTGCGTAGCCCCTGGTAGTGAAGATGCCTTCAAAGCAGTTGTGAATGCCCGGACGGCCCTGCTAAAAAACGTCAAGTAG